A region of Nitrospinota bacterium DNA encodes the following proteins:
- the lgt gene encoding prolipoprotein diacylglyceryl transferase — protein MHPVLFEFGPITIHTYGLLVASGFMLGIAWTARLGNKEGFDPQVVYDTAFWLVLSAILSSRLAYVIVEYKHFATHPLDIVKFWEGGLVFYGGVIGAVLALYICAKKYGFNLWKFGDIAAPGVALGHVLGRLGCFFAGCCYGQETNVPWAVTFRDVKSIAPLDVPLHPTQLYDALNELIVFGILTLIRPYKKFNGQIWWTWVGLYSSGRIVVESFRGDPRGFWFHGLLSTSQILGALGVTLAIAMYFKKRKDAAGADAGRD, from the coding sequence ATGCATCCTGTACTTTTTGAGTTCGGCCCCATAACCATCCACACTTATGGCCTGTTGGTGGCTTCCGGGTTTATGCTGGGCATCGCCTGGACAGCCAGGCTGGGCAACAAAGAGGGGTTCGATCCCCAGGTGGTTTACGACACGGCGTTCTGGCTGGTGCTTTCGGCTATCCTTTCGTCCCGCCTGGCCTACGTCATAGTTGAATATAAACATTTCGCCACCCATCCGCTGGACATCGTAAAATTCTGGGAAGGGGGCCTTGTGTTTTACGGCGGCGTTATTGGCGCGGTTTTGGCCCTTTACATCTGCGCGAAAAAATACGGCTTTAACTTGTGGAAGTTCGGCGACATCGCCGCGCCGGGGGTGGCCCTGGGGCATGTGCTGGGCCGGCTGGGCTGTTTCTTCGCAGGTTGCTGTTACGGGCAAGAGACAAACGTGCCATGGGCGGTCACCTTCCGCGATGTAAAATCCATCGCCCCACTGGACGTGCCGTTGCATCCCACCCAGCTTTACGATGCGCTCAACGAGCTTATAGTGTTCGGCATTTTGACACTCATCAGGCCATACAAGAAATTTAACGGCCAGATATGGTGGACATGGGTTGGCCTTTATTCTTCGGGCCGGATAGTGGTGGAATCTTTCCGGGGCGATCCCAGGGGGTTCTGGTTCCATGGTCTATTGTCCACCTCGCAAATACTTGGCGCCCTGGGTGTAACCCTGGCTATCGCCATGTATTTTAAAAAGCGGAAAGACGCCGCCGGGGCCGATGCCGGAAGGGATTAA
- the ald gene encoding alanine dehydrogenase: MIIGVPKEVKPDEYRVAVTPAGVRQLTLAGHETLVQRGAGEGSGILDAEYEEAGARMVDTAGEAWGANIVAKVKEPIPSEYQFLREGLILYTFLHLAAAPELAKKLLETGTVAIGYETVQDQATGALPMLIPMSEVAGRMAVQAGARYLEKENGGRGVLLGGVPGVPPGKVVVLGAGIVGMNAVKISLGLGARTQVLDTNLTKLRMIDDIFGGRAETMYSNQHTVCAAIDDADMVIGAALVAGGRTPVLITRDMLADMKPGSVIVDVAVDQGGMAETTHPTSHSNPTYVVDSVTHYCVSNMPGAVPRTSTFALSNATFPGLLELAEKGIDKTMRSNYSMRMGLNVAEGMVTHPQVAESLELSYRFPEKWL, from the coding sequence GTGATCATAGGCGTTCCAAAAGAAGTCAAACCAGACGAATACCGGGTGGCCGTCACTCCGGCGGGAGTCCGCCAGTTGACGCTTGCCGGGCATGAAACCCTTGTCCAGCGTGGCGCGGGGGAAGGTTCCGGCATACTCGACGCCGAATATGAAGAGGCTGGCGCCCGGATGGTGGATACCGCCGGGGAAGCTTGGGGCGCAAATATTGTGGCCAAGGTGAAAGAGCCCATCCCTTCCGAATACCAGTTTTTGCGCGAGGGGTTGATCCTTTACACGTTCCTGCATTTGGCCGCCGCGCCAGAGCTGGCGAAAAAACTTCTGGAAACCGGAACCGTAGCCATAGGTTATGAAACCGTCCAGGATCAGGCCACAGGGGCGTTGCCCATGCTTATTCCGATGAGCGAAGTGGCCGGAAGGATGGCCGTTCAGGCCGGGGCGCGGTATCTGGAAAAAGAAAATGGCGGCCGGGGGGTATTGCTGGGCGGGGTACCCGGGGTGCCGCCGGGAAAAGTGGTGGTGCTAGGCGCCGGCATAGTGGGGATGAACGCGGTGAAAATTTCCTTGGGGTTGGGCGCCAGAACCCAGGTGTTGGATACGAACCTGACGAAGTTGCGGATGATCGACGACATTTTCGGCGGGCGGGCCGAAACCATGTATTCGAACCAGCATACCGTTTGCGCCGCCATAGATGACGCCGATATGGTTATCGGCGCGGCGCTGGTGGCTGGTGGGCGCACGCCAGTATTAATCACCCGGGACATGCTGGCCGATATGAAACCCGGCTCCGTGATAGTGGACGTGGCGGTGGATCAAGGCGGCATGGCCGAAACCACCCATCCCACGAGCCACTCAAACCCGACTTATGTTGTTGATTCGGTTACCCATTATTGTGTATCCAATATGCCTGGGGCCGTGCCGCGCACTTCAACTTTCGCTTTGTCCAACGCCACCTTTCCCGGACTGCTGGAGCTGGCGGAAAAAGGGATTGATAAAACAATGCGCTCCAACTATTCTATGCGGATGGGTTTGAACGTGGCCGAAGGAATGGTTACCCACCCGCAAGTGGCGGAATCCCTTGAACTTTCGTATAGATTTCCAGAAAAATGGCTATAA
- a CDS encoding YraN family protein: MAFLKARTGSSAGHLRLGRLGEDLAANALIGGGYKILHRNLKVYRREVDIIADHNGTLVFVEVKTRANHSFGTPLGSINHKREKRLREAAELYAMRNKITNRSIRFDVVSVDFSEGGGPKLEIIKNAF; encoded by the coding sequence GTGGCGTTCTTGAAGGCAAGGACGGGTTCCAGCGCAGGGCATTTACGGCTGGGCAGGCTGGGGGAGGATTTGGCCGCCAACGCCCTTATTGGCGGGGGTTATAAAATACTCCATCGCAACCTGAAGGTGTACCGGCGCGAGGTGGACATCATCGCCGACCATAATGGGACTCTGGTGTTCGTGGAGGTGAAAACCCGGGCCAACCATTCATTCGGCACACCCCTGGGATCCATAAACCACAAACGGGAAAAACGGCTCCGGGAAGCCGCCGAGCTTTATGCCATGAGGAACAAGATAACCAACCGCTCCATCCGGTTCGACGTGGTTTCCGTGGATTTTAGCGAAGGAGGAGGCCCTAAGCTGGAGATAATAAAAAACGCTTTTTAA
- a CDS encoding serine/threonine protein kinase has product MAIKHLGRFEIIEEIGSGGMGLVYKGRDPKINRLVALKVVRPALGSKSADQQQAAHRFHVEAQAAGQLSHPNIVTIYDAGEEATPDGTMVYIAMEFLSGRGLDWHINNRTFTNLEEIVNIVRQIAEGLDYAHKRGVIHRDVKPANIIVTEENIPKLTDFGLARLSDSSLTMTGTILGTPNYMSPEQVQGRQVDARSDFFSLTVLLYEMITNEKPFSAESITSVIYKVVNEEPIPPRRLNATLPPVVDAFIKKGLAKNPDSRFQNGQEYIRALNAILTNSEKDFNILGDSTIVIDGRMAPKIPSMKGMPKLGGKTGMYIGGGVGVVLALLVAVFVFSGGGEEKPQQVAKVEPAPAATPKPAPEPVAATSAPVAPVASAPGAAPGTPAVKPEKKEPVKQATSVTPETEKPAPAAGARYGYLTVNSEPDGAEVFINGKFIGSTPINNMKVKSGDLTVKINKKGYKPQVKQITLGTKGSFSAALTRIAEQTGSTAKPSTTNGSTSASADSGALEIFVPGGSVTYVDGREFKTERVHVKNLSTGTHLVYVQFKGRSPYNNRVKIKAGETLRLDLR; this is encoded by the coding sequence ATGGCTATAAAGCATCTGGGCCGTTTTGAAATAATAGAAGAAATAGGCAGTGGCGGCATGGGTCTCGTCTATAAAGGGCGGGATCCAAAAATAAACCGTCTTGTGGCCCTGAAAGTTGTGCGCCCGGCCCTAGGCTCCAAAAGCGCCGACCAACAGCAGGCCGCCCACAGGTTCCATGTGGAGGCCCAGGCCGCCGGCCAGCTTTCCCACCCCAACATAGTCACCATATACGATGCGGGGGAGGAAGCCACTCCCGACGGTACCATGGTTTACATCGCCATGGAGTTTCTTAGTGGCCGTGGGCTGGACTGGCACATAAACAACCGCACTTTCACCAACCTTGAAGAGATAGTAAACATTGTCCGCCAGATAGCCGAAGGGCTGGACTATGCCCATAAGCGGGGCGTTATCCACCGGGACGTTAAACCGGCCAACATCATTGTTACAGAAGAGAATATTCCGAAACTTACCGATTTTGGCCTGGCCAGGCTTTCGGATTCGTCTTTGACCATGACCGGAACCATTTTGGGCACGCCCAACTATATGTCACCCGAACAGGTGCAGGGGCGCCAGGTGGACGCCAGGTCGGACTTCTTCTCTCTAACAGTCCTGCTGTACGAGATGATCACCAACGAGAAACCGTTCTCGGCCGAGTCTATCACCTCGGTAATCTATAAGGTGGTCAACGAAGAGCCCATCCCACCCCGCAGGCTGAACGCCACTTTGCCGCCGGTGGTGGACGCTTTTATAAAGAAAGGTTTGGCGAAGAACCCGGATTCGCGGTTCCAGAACGGCCAGGAATATATAAGGGCGCTCAACGCCATCCTTACGAATTCAGAAAAGGATTTCAATATCTTAGGGGACTCCACCATCGTTATTGATGGCCGTATGGCCCCAAAAATCCCGTCCATGAAGGGTATGCCGAAGCTTGGTGGAAAGACAGGCATGTACATTGGCGGTGGTGTGGGCGTGGTATTGGCCCTGCTGGTGGCGGTATTTGTGTTCTCCGGCGGAGGGGAAGAAAAGCCTCAACAGGTGGCCAAGGTGGAGCCCGCCCCGGCGGCTACGCCCAAGCCTGCGCCTGAGCCGGTAGCGGCCACATCTGCCCCCGTCGCCCCGGTGGCGTCTGCGCCAGGTGCGGCGCCGGGCACACCAGCGGTTAAGCCAGAGAAGAAAGAGCCGGTCAAGCAGGCTACCTCTGTAACACCGGAAACGGAGAAACCGGCTCCGGCGGCTGGCGCAAGATACGGATATCTTACGGTGAATTCAGAGCCGGACGGAGCCGAGGTGTTCATAAACGGCAAGTTTATCGGCTCCACTCCAATCAATAACATGAAGGTCAAAAGCGGTGATTTAACCGTAAAGATAAACAAAAAAGGCTATAAACCCCAGGTGAAACAGATCACATTGGGGACAAAGGGGAGCTTTTCCGCCGCCCTCACCAGGATAGCCGAGCAAACCGGATCCACGGCTAAACCCTCCACCACCAATGGCTCAACTTCGGCTTCCGCCGATTCCGGCGCATTGGAGATATTTGTCCCCGGCGGCAGTGTTACTTACGTGGACGGCAGGGAATTCAAGACCGAGCGGGTGCATGTGAAAAACCTTTCCACCGGAACGCACCTTGTATATGTCCAGTTTAAAGGCAGGTCGCCTTATAACAACAGGGTAAAGATAAAAGCCGGTGAGACTTTGCGGCTGGATTTACGCTGA
- a CDS encoding alcohol dehydrogenase catalytic domain-containing protein, producing the protein MLALKLDNVITLDRDYPVPATNPGEALIRPTLAGICNTDLELAKGYMGFKGVLGHEFVGVVEQSDESRFVGKRVTGEINCPCGNCNMCRTGLGNHCPSRTVLGIVNRDGAFCERFVLPNANLHVVPDSVSDRQAVFTEPLAAAFQINNQVPIGPFHKVALLGDGKLGFLIAQTLAITGCGLTVVGRHPERLEFLKTKGVEFKTESQTQTLGRAFDVVVDATGSQTGLATAARLVKPRGVIVLKTTVAQPGGFDLNQLVIDEITVTGSRCGPFVEALAALEKNLIETGPLIASAQPLENGVEAMKMAAQSGGRKILLKIS; encoded by the coding sequence GTGCTGGCCTTAAAACTCGATAACGTCATAACCCTTGACCGGGATTACCCCGTTCCAGCAACTAACCCCGGCGAGGCGCTTATCCGCCCCACCCTGGCGGGGATATGCAATACGGACCTGGAACTGGCCAAAGGTTACATGGGTTTTAAGGGCGTGCTGGGCCATGAGTTCGTGGGAGTGGTGGAACAGTCGGACGAATCGAGGTTCGTCGGAAAGCGGGTGACAGGCGAGATAAACTGCCCCTGTGGTAATTGTAACATGTGCCGGACAGGCTTGGGCAACCATTGCCCCAGCCGCACGGTGCTGGGGATAGTCAACCGCGACGGCGCTTTTTGTGAACGGTTCGTTCTGCCAAACGCCAACCTGCATGTCGTGCCGGATTCTGTAAGCGACAGGCAGGCGGTATTCACCGAGCCTCTGGCGGCGGCGTTCCAGATAAACAACCAGGTTCCCATAGGGCCGTTCCACAAAGTGGCGCTGTTGGGGGACGGCAAGCTGGGGTTTCTGATAGCGCAGACGCTGGCCATTACCGGATGCGGCTTGACGGTAGTTGGGCGGCATCCTGAGCGGCTGGAATTTTTGAAGACAAAAGGGGTGGAGTTTAAGACGGAAAGCCAGACGCAAACCCTTGGTCGCGCCTTTGATGTGGTGGTGGACGCCACCGGTTCCCAAACCGGCCTTGCCACGGCGGCGCGGCTGGTAAAACCCCGGGGGGTTATAGTGCTTAAAACCACCGTGGCCCAGCCTGGCGGGTTTGACTTGAACCAACTGGTGATAGACGAAATAACCGTCACCGGCTCCCGGTGCGGCCCTTTTGTGGAGGCGCTGGCGGCCCTGGAAAAAAACCTGATCGAAACCGGGCCGCTTATAGCCTCGGCGCAACCGCTGGAAAACGGCGTGGAGGCCATGAAAATGGCCGCGCAAAGCGGCGGGCGGAAGATTTTGCTGAAAATAAGCTGA
- a CDS encoding RluA family pseudouridine synthase: MPEGINSVTLTVPPDSAGARIDKFIADSPAGLSRSFVQKLLDEGLVSVSGKVAHASTKLKSGDTVAFTIPAPKPAQVLPENIPLDVVYEDDDIIVINKPAGMVAHPAAGHFTGTLVHALLEHCMGNLSGVGGELRPGIVHRLDKDTTGLIVAAKNDRAHQSLTNQLSERAMSRVYVAVVKGSPKQAEGVVEANIGRHPKQRKKMAVLKRGGRPAATKYRVTQNLGKASVVELSLLTGRTHQIRVHMQSINCPVAGDQDYARSGGGYPIKRQALHAWRLKLVHPVSGEHMEFSAPLPEDMTQLIKFLGGNPEPYL; this comes from the coding sequence ATGCCGGAAGGGATTAACAGCGTCACCCTTACGGTTCCGCCAGATTCCGCCGGAGCGAGGATAGACAAGTTCATAGCCGATTCCCCGGCTGGTCTCTCCCGCTCGTTCGTCCAGAAGCTGTTAGACGAAGGGCTGGTTAGCGTCAGCGGCAAGGTGGCGCATGCGTCCACAAAACTAAAATCCGGCGATACGGTGGCTTTCACCATCCCCGCGCCAAAACCGGCGCAGGTCCTACCCGAAAACATTCCGCTGGATGTCGTGTATGAGGATGATGACATCATCGTAATCAACAAACCCGCTGGGATGGTGGCCCACCCGGCCGCCGGGCATTTTACGGGAACGCTGGTGCACGCCCTGCTTGAGCATTGCATGGGCAACCTTTCCGGCGTGGGGGGTGAGCTGAGGCCGGGCATAGTGCACCGGCTGGACAAGGACACCACCGGGCTTATCGTGGCGGCGAAAAACGACCGCGCCCACCAATCCCTCACAAACCAGCTTTCCGAGAGAGCCATGTCCCGGGTATATGTGGCGGTGGTGAAGGGATCGCCAAAACAGGCCGAGGGAGTGGTTGAAGCCAACATCGGGCGGCATCCCAAGCAAAGGAAAAAGATGGCGGTGTTGAAAAGGGGCGGCAGGCCCGCCGCAACAAAATACCGGGTCACCCAAAACCTCGGGAAAGCCAGCGTGGTGGAGCTCTCCCTGTTGACCGGAAGGACCCACCAGATAAGAGTGCATATGCAGAGCATAAACTGCCCGGTGGCGGGGGATCAGGATTACGCCCGTTCCGGCGGGGGTTATCCAATCAAGCGCCAGGCCCTTCACGCGTGGCGGTTGAAACTTGTCCACCCGGTGTCCGGAGAGCATATGGAGTTTAGCGCGCCTCTGCCCGAAGACATGACGCAACTAATAAAATTTCTAGGCGGTAATCCGGAGCCTTATCTATAA
- a CDS encoding ribonuclease HII: protein MMLTFERNAAAQGFCRVAGVDEAGRGPLAGPVVAAAVILPPGVDMPGLTDSKKLSEDARRKFYPTIMETAVAWKVAAVEADEIDRINILQATKMAMRMAVEGLGVEPDHLLIDGNQKISWRGSQRTIVKGDSLSLSIAAASVLAKVTRDRIMEEHALQYPVYGFQRHKGYGVAEHLEAIRQHGPSPIHRKTFRGVKEHLAKEVSEKLFGQISIPSLT, encoded by the coding sequence ATAATGCTCACCTTCGAGCGGAACGCGGCGGCCCAGGGGTTTTGCCGCGTGGCCGGGGTGGACGAAGCCGGCCGCGGCCCCTTGGCGGGCCCGGTAGTGGCCGCGGCGGTCATTCTTCCGCCGGGGGTGGACATGCCCGGCCTGACCGACTCTAAAAAACTTTCCGAAGATGCCAGGCGGAAGTTTTACCCCACAATCATGGAAACGGCGGTGGCGTGGAAAGTGGCCGCTGTGGAGGCGGATGAAATAGACCGGATAAATATCCTTCAGGCCACAAAAATGGCCATGCGCATGGCGGTGGAGGGTTTGGGTGTTGAGCCGGATCACCTGCTGATAGACGGCAACCAGAAGATATCCTGGCGCGGTTCGCAAAGGACCATTGTTAAGGGGGATTCGTTGTCCCTCTCCATCGCCGCCGCCTCGGTGCTGGCGAAGGTGACGCGGGACAGGATAATGGAAGAGCATGCCCTTCAGTATCCCGTTTACGGTTTCCAGCGGCACAAGGGATACGGAGTGGCGGAACATCTGGAAGCTATCCGCCAACACGGCCCCAGCCCCATCCATCGCAAAACCTTCAGGGGAGTGAAGGAGCATTTGGCCAAAGAAGTATCAGAAAAGCTTTTTGGGCAAATATCTATCCCTTCCTTAACCTAA
- a CDS encoding DsrE family protein, with protein MKSRMALFLVSALLLINGIPAWADTIASPEPAFDNPRKLVIQLNTGDVKQQEAVFNNVSNLLKFYENNVRMAVVVFGQGIDVVLKGSAFNERIQSLKAYDVEFIACGNTLKVRQKTKDDLLPGVGYATAGLAEIAERQLSGWVYLRP; from the coding sequence ATGAAAAGCCGCATGGCCCTGTTTCTGGTTTCAGCCCTTTTATTGATTAACGGGATTCCAGCCTGGGCGGATACCATCGCCAGCCCGGAGCCAGCGTTCGATAATCCCCGGAAACTGGTTATCCAGCTGAACACCGGCGACGTAAAACAGCAGGAGGCCGTATTCAACAATGTGTCGAACCTGCTCAAGTTCTACGAAAACAATGTAAGGATGGCGGTGGTGGTGTTCGGGCAGGGGATAGACGTGGTGTTGAAAGGCTCGGCGTTCAACGAACGTATCCAGTCCTTAAAAGCTTACGATGTGGAGTTCATCGCCTGCGGAAACACCCTGAAAGTCCGGCAGAAAACGAAAGACGACCTGCTTCCCGGCGTGGGGTACGCCACGGCGGGGCTGGCTGAAATAGCGGAACGCCAATTAAGCGGATGGGTATATCTGCGGCCATAA
- a CDS encoding 1-acyl-sn-glycerol-3-phosphate acyltransferase codes for MPLAWLFYKALNRSRAIGLENLPKEGGALLASNHVSGVDTMLIPYFAYSKRPFITPAKEELFKVPVMGPILKFWGAFPVKRHSRDVESMKRIAVSARKYMVMIFPEGTRTKTGNLLKGRPGVGWIAYSAHPVVIPTLVINTDKFFWPGRPRPWFGVPYTVVFGEPVDLSRFYDLPDTKETSQAIVDEIMDKIGELKKKHSDIYLNPVLLPDGSPAGQLIDGVVK; via the coding sequence ATGCCTCTGGCCTGGCTGTTTTACAAGGCGCTTAACCGCTCCAGGGCCATCGGTCTTGAGAACCTTCCCAAAGAAGGTGGGGCGCTTCTGGCGTCGAACCACGTATCCGGCGTGGATACCATGTTGATACCTTATTTCGCCTACTCCAAACGCCCGTTCATAACCCCAGCCAAGGAGGAGCTTTTCAAGGTTCCCGTGATGGGTCCAATTTTAAAGTTTTGGGGCGCGTTCCCGGTGAAACGCCACTCACGGGATGTGGAATCCATGAAACGAATCGCGGTATCCGCCCGGAAATATATGGTCATGATATTTCCCGAAGGCACCCGCACCAAAACCGGCAACCTGCTCAAAGGCAGGCCCGGCGTTGGCTGGATAGCCTACAGCGCCCATCCGGTGGTGATCCCCACCCTGGTGATAAATACCGACAAGTTTTTCTGGCCTGGCAGGCCCCGCCCATGGTTCGGAGTGCCATACACAGTGGTATTCGGTGAACCGGTGGATCTGTCCCGTTTCTACGACCTGCCAGACACCAAAGAAACTTCCCAGGCTATCGTGGACGAGATAATGGACAAGATAGGCGAGCTGAAAAAGAAACACAGCGATATTTATCTAAACCCGGTCCTGTTGCCCGACGGCTCGCCCGCCGGACAGCTTATAGACGGTGTGGTGAAATAA
- a CDS encoding flagellar biosynthesis anti-sigma factor FlgM, translating to MVIERITGGKPQEVRKAEKEDVKKSPAPAKKEAEAPKGFDMASSAATVSERSKAAIKAYRIAMESDPYLSRAAKVAQIKSQVMEGTYHPSSGDVAQAILQSIVKGS from the coding sequence ATGGTAATTGAAAGAATAACGGGTGGTAAACCCCAGGAAGTCCGGAAAGCCGAAAAGGAGGATGTAAAGAAATCCCCTGCTCCGGCTAAAAAGGAGGCGGAAGCCCCAAAAGGCTTCGATATGGCTTCCAGCGCCGCCACGGTTTCCGAAAGAAGCAAAGCGGCCATCAAGGCTTATCGCATCGCCATGGAGTCGGACCCTTATTTGTCCAGGGCGGCCAAAGTGGCGCAGATAAAGTCCCAGGTGATGGAGGGAACGTATCATCCTTCCAGCGGAGATGTGGCCCAGGCCATTCTGCAGAGCATCGTAAAGGGGAGTTAG
- a CDS encoding DNA polymerase III subunit alpha, producing MNRGFIHLNSHSCHSLMAGADTFETLFKRAGELGMESLAITETNGVYGMIAAQKIAGETGVRHIAGALVDSPQAPAYSPDPQYALLLPLTLEGYGEMCGLITARHLDERFKLAKAVSTLSPDVIVISPDHSVIEAGKLAGRDGAMYVGLVNHDDTASRRKIAGGLKLARRFGVPCVATNNVHFAMPEGYEIHRVLAAIRENTTVTRLPAGAAVHKESWLKPAEAMRKLFAEVPEAVENAMAIADMARFRLETGKTRFPKFPVPGRETAPGMLRRLAHEGVPRRYGEAAEEVTRRMEYELSIIEVMGYADYFLAVWDIAREARQRGIPTCGRGSAANSIVCYLLGITDVCPITLNLYFERFLNPERTDHPDIDLDFPWNRRDEIINYVYEKYGAANAAMISTYNTFRGRSIIREVGKALAVPIEKLDWFTKKMPGYYRLSDIEEVKRQIPECRNLPLNEEPYRTIIATGKKIEGYPRGLSIHCGGIVIAPCPITRLVPLQRSAKGFNITQFDMYPVEDMGLVKIDLLGQKGLAVIADTMEDAEKHYGHHIDWRVIDPVADGPTRRIMREGRVIGCFYIESPGMRSLLRKLKVGDFETLVAASSIIRPGVSDSGMMKAYINRALGLEKPSYPHPVMERALGGAYGVMIYQEDVLKVANAVAGMGLGEADSLRKCMSKKRNWERMEKYRERFIEGAVERGVEMGVAEEIWRQVESFGGYAFCKAHSASFAVLSWRAAYLKAHYPAEFMAAVIRNRGGFYDTAEYIEEARRLGIRILPPDVNESGAECKSVRVREDGPCEAA from the coding sequence ATGAACCGGGGTTTTATCCATTTGAACAGTCATTCCTGCCATTCGCTGATGGCGGGGGCAGACACCTTTGAAACCCTGTTCAAACGCGCCGGGGAACTGGGCATGGAATCCTTGGCTATAACGGAAACCAACGGCGTTTACGGGATGATAGCGGCCCAGAAAATTGCCGGGGAAACCGGCGTGCGGCATATCGCCGGGGCGCTGGTGGACAGCCCGCAGGCGCCAGCCTACTCCCCCGATCCGCAATACGCCCTGTTGTTGCCGCTTACTTTGGAAGGCTATGGCGAGATGTGCGGCCTGATAACCGCCCGCCACCTGGATGAAAGGTTCAAACTGGCCAAAGCCGTTTCCACCCTGTCGCCGGACGTGATAGTCATCTCGCCGGACCACTCGGTGATAGAGGCTGGAAAACTGGCGGGACGCGACGGCGCGATGTACGTGGGGCTTGTGAATCATGACGACACGGCGTCCCGCAGGAAAATCGCCGGGGGGCTGAAACTGGCCCGCCGGTTCGGCGTCCCTTGCGTGGCAACGAACAACGTCCATTTCGCCATGCCGGAAGGATATGAGATCCACCGCGTGCTGGCCGCCATCCGGGAGAACACCACCGTTACCAGGTTACCAGCCGGGGCGGCCGTCCACAAAGAGTCGTGGCTCAAACCGGCGGAAGCCATGCGGAAACTTTTCGCGGAGGTTCCGGAAGCCGTGGAAAACGCCATGGCCATAGCGGACATGGCCCGGTTCCGGCTGGAGACGGGAAAGACCCGGTTCCCCAAATTCCCCGTACCCGGCCGGGAGACGGCCCCGGGCATGTTGCGCAGGCTGGCCCATGAGGGCGTCCCGCGCCGTTACGGCGAAGCCGCGGAAGAAGTGACCCGCCGGATGGAATACGAACTTTCGATAATCGAGGTCATGGGTTACGCGGACTACTTTCTGGCCGTGTGGGACATAGCCCGCGAGGCCAGACAGCGCGGCATCCCCACCTGCGGGCGCGGCTCGGCGGCCAACTCCATCGTCTGCTACCTGCTGGGGATAACCGACGTGTGCCCCATCACGCTCAACCTTTATTTCGAGCGGTTCCTCAACCCGGAGCGCACCGACCATCCGGACATAGACCTGGATTTCCCCTGGAACCGGCGGGACGAGATAATAAACTACGTCTATGAAAAATACGGCGCCGCCAACGCCGCCATGATATCCACCTACAACACGTTCCGGGGCCGCTCCATAATCCGCGAGGTGGGCAAGGCCCTGGCCGTCCCCATCGAAAAGCTGGACTGGTTCACGAAGAAAATGCCCGGCTACTACCGCCTCTCCGACATAGAGGAGGTGAAACGCCAGATACCCGAATGCCGCAACCTGCCTCTCAACGAGGAGCCGTACAGGACCATCATAGCCACGGGAAAGAAGATAGAAGGGTATCCCCGGGGTCTTTCGATCCATTGCGGCGGGATTGTGATAGCCCCATGCCCGATCACAAGGCTGGTTCCGCTCCAGCGTTCGGCCAAAGGGTTCAACATCACCCAGTTCGACATGTACCCCGTGGAGGACATGGGCCTTGTGAAGATAGACCTGCTGGGGCAGAAAGGGCTGGCCGTGATAGCCGACACCATGGAGGACGCGGAAAAACATTACGGCCACCACATTGACTGGCGCGTCATAGATCCCGTTGCGGACGGCCCAACCCGGCGGATCATGCGGGAGGGGCGGGTCATCGGCTGTTTCTACATAGAGTCGCCGGGAATGCGTAGCCTGCTTCGCAAGCTGAAGGTTGGCGATTTCGAGACGCTGGTGGCGGCCAGCTCCATAATCCGCCCCGGCGTGTCCGATTCGGGGATGATGAAAGCGTACATCAACCGCGCCCTGGGTCTGGAGAAACCGTCATACCCCCATCCTGTCATGGAGCGCGCCCTGGGAGGCGCCTACGGGGTGATGATATACCAGGAAGACGTTCTGAAAGTGGCCAACGCCGTGGCGGGAATGGGGTTGGGCGAGGCCGACAGCCTGCGAAAATGCATGAGCAAGAAACGCAACTGGGAGCGCATGGAGAAATACCGGGAGCGGTTCATCGAAGGCGCCGTGGAGCGGGGGGTGGAGATGGGCGTGGCCGAAGAGATATGGAGGCAGGTGGAGTCTTTCGGCGGATACGCCTTCTGCAAGGCCCACAGCGCATCGTTCGCGGTGTTGTCCTGGCGTGCGGCCTATCTGAAGGCCCATTACCCGGCGGAGTTCATGGCGGCGGTCATAAGGAACCGGGGCGGCTTCTACGACACAGCGGAGTACATAGAGGAGGCGCGGCGGCTGGGCATCAGGATATTGCCGCCGGACGTGAACGAAAGCGGGGCGGAATGCAAAAGCGTCCGCGTGAGGGAGGATGGGCCATGCGAAGCGGCGTGA